One Halarcobacter ebronensis genomic window carries:
- a CDS encoding glycosyltransferase family 2 protein: protein MNKIAVVVPTYNNFNTINDVIKDILKFGYLAIVVDDGSSTNLKEILPNDENLILLRHEINRGKGAAITTGVQKAKELGYEYVVTMDGDGQHLANQIKLLVDNYSEDTIIIGARNFDISNVPNGSKFGRWFSNLWACWDTDQIITDSLSGFRIYPTSILNLDIKTSRFDWEMEVLVKHAWAKKRIKEVIVECYYPKPEERVSHFKKFGDTMAIVWVHVQMLPFKWLKTIFKKITFQR, encoded by the coding sequence ATGAATAAAATTGCCGTTGTTGTGCCAACATATAACAACTTTAATACTATTAATGATGTTATAAAAGATATTTTAAAATTTGGTTATTTAGCTATTGTTGTAGATGATGGTTCATCTACTAATTTAAAAGAGATTTTACCCAATGATGAAAACCTCATTTTACTAAGACATGAGATAAATAGAGGAAAAGGTGCCGCAATTACAACCGGTGTTCAAAAAGCAAAAGAGTTGGGATATGAGTATGTAGTTACTATGGATGGAGATGGTCAACACTTAGCCAATCAAATTAAGTTACTTGTTGATAACTATAGCGAAGATACTATTATTATAGGCGCTAGAAATTTTGATATCTCAAATGTTCCAAATGGCTCAAAGTTTGGTAGATGGTTTAGTAATTTATGGGCCTGTTGGGATACAGATCAAATAATTACTGACTCCCTGTCAGGATTTAGAATCTACCCTACTTCAATACTAAACTTAGATATTAAAACCTCTAGATTTGATTGGGAGATGGAAGTTCTTGTAAAACATGCTTGGGCAAAAAAAAGGATAAAAGAGGTTATTGTAGAGTGTTACTATCCAAAACCTGAAGAGAGGGTTAGCCACTTTAAAAAGTTTGGAGATACAATGGCTATTGTATGGGTTCATGTTCAAATGTTGCCTTTTAAATGGTTAAAAACTATTTTCAAAAAAATCACATTTCAAAGATAA
- a CDS encoding HAL/PAL/TAL family ammonia-lyase gives MQLIVDTRYISLEEISKASKIKISEAKDFVEHIEKTHTFLMQQIRDGKPIYGITTGYGASGKNYVTYEDSMKLQENLFSFHGCGVGKDLSYEVCRYAVIMRTISLSKARSAVSFELLKRLELLIQEDIIPVIPSQGSVGASGDLTPLSYIAAVIAGHREVYFKGEIKETKEVYEELKIPAYVFKPKEALAIMNGTTVMSAIALDAIEKFETILDSMESFVAGMFEVLLGDDTPVAPFVHDSKPFSGQIECAKNIREKIEGSKLTHGRDDRYDKFFADNDLNIQDTYSMRCAPQVLGVVRDNLLISKKWVETEINSVNDNPLIDGENEKIYTSGNFYGGYVAHAMDTLKICAANLADLLDKEFALLVDHKFNRGLGENLKLSKEPFYHGFKAMQITLSSLSADVIKNTTAASIHSRPTESLNQDKVSMGTTAANDFAKMIPDLNNMLGIAFIGMAQAVDIRGVKEVSLHLKNIHSNIREEVEPLFKDRRMDKEIKKVVTLLEKKKFI, from the coding sequence TTGCAGTTAATTGTTGATACAAGATATATAAGTTTAGAGGAGATTTCAAAAGCCTCTAAAATAAAGATTTCTGAAGCTAAAGATTTTGTTGAGCATATTGAAAAAACACACACTTTTTTAATGCAGCAAATACGAGATGGTAAACCTATTTATGGTATTACTACAGGATATGGAGCAAGTGGGAAAAACTATGTAACATATGAAGATAGTATGAAACTTCAAGAGAATCTTTTTAGTTTTCATGGTTGTGGAGTAGGTAAAGATTTATCCTATGAAGTTTGTAGATATGCAGTAATTATGAGAACTATCTCTTTGTCAAAAGCAAGATCTGCTGTTAGTTTTGAGCTACTTAAAAGACTTGAGCTTTTAATTCAAGAGGATATTATTCCTGTGATTCCAAGTCAAGGCTCTGTTGGAGCAAGTGGAGATTTAACCCCTCTTTCATATATTGCAGCTGTTATTGCTGGTCATAGAGAAGTTTACTTTAAAGGTGAAATAAAGGAGACAAAAGAGGTTTATGAGGAGTTAAAAATACCTGCCTATGTTTTTAAACCCAAAGAGGCTTTGGCAATAATGAATGGTACAACTGTAATGAGTGCTATTGCATTAGATGCTATTGAGAAGTTTGAGACAATCTTAGATTCAATGGAGTCTTTTGTTGCAGGAATGTTTGAAGTCCTTTTAGGAGATGATACTCCTGTTGCACCTTTTGTACATGACTCAAAACCTTTTAGTGGACAAATAGAGTGTGCAAAAAATATAAGAGAAAAAATAGAAGGTTCTAAGTTAACCCATGGAAGAGATGATAGATATGACAAATTCTTTGCAGATAATGACTTAAATATTCAAGATACCTACTCTATGAGATGTGCCCCACAAGTTTTAGGAGTGGTTAGGGACAACCTTCTTATCTCAAAAAAATGGGTAGAGACAGAGATAAACTCTGTAAATGATAATCCTCTAATTGATGGTGAAAATGAGAAAATCTATACTTCAGGTAATTTCTATGGAGGTTATGTGGCTCATGCTATGGATACTCTTAAAATATGTGCGGCAAATTTGGCAGATCTGTTAGATAAAGAGTTTGCACTTTTGGTTGACCATAAATTCAATCGAGGTTTGGGAGAGAATTTAAAACTCTCAAAAGAACCTTTTTATCACGGCTTTAAAGCTATGCAAATAACTCTAAGTTCACTGAGCGCTGATGTTATAAAAAATACAACAGCAGCTTCAATTCACTCAAGACCAACTGAGTCTTTAAATCAAGATAAAGTATCTATGGGAACAACTGCTGCAAACGATTTTGCAAAAATGATTCCAGATTTAAACAATATGTTAGGAATTGCCTTTATAGGTATGGCTCAAGCAGTTGATATTAGAGGAGTAAAAGAGGTTTCACTCCATCTGAAAAATATCCATAGTAATATAAGAGAAGAGGTTGAACCACTTTTTAAAGATAGAAGAATGGATAAAGAGATAAAAAAAGTTGTAACTTTATTAGAGAAGAAAAAGTTTATATAA
- a CDS encoding lipid A biosynthesis acyltransferase: MHTKQRGSGWSIKLVYNLYRLFGYKFIYYLMYPVTFFYFIFAGNVKNALRIYYANLSLPFNNWIYFNHLRMFAICMVDRFISKVSPNSYTFIIEKRDELEKSLRSGLIMLLSHYGGWATSSNSAKVANKLNIVMKEVLLKEIKSIEESISNEVENINIIDLNEGGLSSSIQIANALLNEEVVAMMADRANDKKHTKSMEFFKKSASFNKNPFQIAYKMAKPIILFFVINEGLQKYRVEYLKLELDKTLKEEEAITKAMEEYVQVFERILKKNPNQWFNFYNFWRE; this comes from the coding sequence ATGCATACAAAACAAAGAGGCAGCGGATGGAGTATAAAATTAGTCTATAATCTATATAGACTATTTGGATACAAGTTTATATATTATCTTATGTATCCCGTAACTTTTTTCTATTTTATCTTTGCAGGAAATGTTAAAAATGCTCTAAGAATCTACTATGCAAACCTCTCTTTGCCCTTTAATAACTGGATATATTTCAATCATTTAAGAATGTTTGCCATTTGTATGGTGGATAGATTTATTTCAAAAGTATCTCCTAACTCTTATACTTTTATAATTGAAAAAAGAGATGAGCTTGAAAAGAGTTTAAGAAGTGGTTTAATAATGCTTCTATCTCACTATGGAGGTTGGGCAACCTCATCAAATTCGGCAAAAGTAGCAAACAAGCTTAATATTGTAATGAAAGAGGTTTTATTAAAAGAGATAAAATCTATAGAAGAGTCTATAAGCAACGAAGTAGAGAATATCAATATTATTGACTTAAATGAAGGAGGCCTTAGCTCTTCAATACAAATAGCTAATGCCTTACTAAATGAAGAAGTGGTTGCAATGATGGCAGACAGGGCAAATGATAAGAAACATACAAAGAGTATGGAGTTCTTTAAAAAAAGTGCCTCTTTTAATAAAAACCCATTTCAAATTGCCTATAAAATGGCTAAACCTATTATTCTCTTTTTTGTAATAAATGAAGGCTTACAAAAGTATAGAGTTGAATATTTAAAACTTGAACTTGATAAGACTTTAAAAGAGGAAGAGGCTATAACTAAAGCTATGGAAGAGTATGTACAAGTATTTGAAAGAATACTAAAGAAAAATCCAAACCAATGGTTTAATTTTTATAATTTTTGGAGAGAGTAA
- the fabG gene encoding 3-oxoacyl-ACP reductase FabG, giving the protein MDKKVLVTGATGNIGEAIVKEFAKNGFFVYIHYNSNQEKAKQILEDINNQGELISFDMKNKQSIKSTLENLEVDVLVNNAGIIKDSLFFFMEDEQWEDVINTNLTGLYYVTKTISREMIKNKKGSIVNIASISGVCGNSGQTNYSASKGGVIAFTKTLCLELGRYNIRVNALAPGIIDSQMVENIPNLKELKKSIPLNRFGTSQEVAKAAYFLGVDATYISGEVLNISGGMVR; this is encoded by the coding sequence ATGGACAAAAAAGTATTAGTAACAGGAGCAACGGGGAATATTGGTGAAGCAATAGTAAAAGAGTTTGCCAAAAATGGTTTCTTTGTATATATTCACTATAACAGTAATCAAGAAAAAGCTAAACAAATCTTAGAAGATATAAATAACCAAGGTGAACTTATAAGCTTTGATATGAAAAATAAACAAAGCATTAAATCTACTTTGGAAAATCTTGAAGTTGATGTTCTTGTAAACAATGCTGGGATTATAAAAGATTCTCTGTTTTTCTTTATGGAAGATGAGCAGTGGGAAGATGTTATTAATACAAACCTAACTGGACTTTATTATGTTACTAAAACTATCTCAAGGGAAATGATAAAAAACAAAAAAGGTAGTATTGTAAATATAGCCTCAATCTCAGGGGTTTGTGGAAATAGCGGGCAAACAAACTATAGTGCAAGTAAAGGTGGTGTAATTGCTTTTACAAAAACCTTATGTTTAGAGCTTGGAAGATACAACATTAGAGTAAATGCTTTAGCCCCAGGTATTATAGACTCACAGATGGTTGAAAATATTCCAAATCTAAAAGAGTTAAAAAAAAGTATCCCTTTAAATAGATTTGGTACATCTCAAGAGGTTGCAAAAGCGGCATATTTTTTAGGAGTTGATGCAACATATATTAGCGGTGAAGTTTTAAATATTAGTGGTGGGATGGTAAGATAG